CTACTACAAAGTGTATAATCTTTATGTGAGAATCATGAGTCATGAGTTTTACCTCCAGATGCAAGGTTGCTTCGGGACCATCCTTGTGGCAAGACAGGTAGAGATTTGTGCCCCTGATGCCCAGAGCCACAGTTCTGGCCTCAGCGCTGGGTGCAGGATGGATGTAGGTCGACATGTTCAGGTAAACTGAGGAGAGAACAGAGGATACAGATTCATTTTAATGAAAGCTGAAAGACTATGTCAGCCTCTGTGATGAGGCAAATGCTACTTTGTGTGCATTTTACTAAAGGCACATCTGAATTTGGACTAAGACAAGATCAAACCGGTTTGACTTGGAAGTTATTATGAtatatgacggtgtagtccctcattcgtccaggagtgttctatcgtagaaaaggtttcagtcgtagtcatctggacactgttttcagaatcaagacgtttggctcccatccggaagtcattcacaattgagaatgacttccggatgggagccaaacgtcttgattctgaaaacagtgtccagatgactacgactgaaacctttctaCGATTATGATATATGCATTTGAGGTTAAAATTTGTATCTAATATCATAAAATCCAGAAGTTACACTGCTGCAGTGAAGGTAACTAAGcccatttactcaagtactgtacttaagtacaaatttgaggtacctgtttttcattttctgcaactttatacttctattccactacatttaaaaGGGAAACATTACACTTCTTACTCCAAtacctttatttgacagctatagttactagttactttaattcattaagattttacataaaaaatcagataatgtaaaatacagcactttgttaaatgttaaaccagtggttctcaggcttttggcttgtgacctcaGTCCAGTGTTAAATTGAGATATTAGTGTTTGGATTATGTTACTGGGTATTTTCCATCCTGCAAAGGATGTAGTACTggaggaaacactgaattttggGGACATTTTTGGTGTAAAAATTGTTATAAAATATCACCTTTAAACAGctttatataaaatatcaagCCAACAGTTGCCAGATGAACTAAAACAAACCCATCTTCTCTAAATTCAAATATCTACCATGACCCAGAGAATGATTTTCTAACCATCCGATCTAACTGTCACATGCAAGTACCTTTGGAGTTTTCAGCGCCTCCCTGCAGCATCATTGCGTGGAGCTCCATGCTGTTTTGGACCAGAACTAAGCTCCTCTTCTTGCTGTCAGTCACGCTGCACTGGTACTCATCCGTCCTCCTGAACTGAAGCGGTGGAGCTGAACCGCGCTCAAACACAGTTTGCTCTGAGGGGAAAAGAGGCACACCCGATTAGTTATGTTGTTGTTATGATTTGTATCTTCCTTCATCGGAAAGCAGCAGGAATTGCAACAACAGCCATAGACCTTAGCCATAGTCTCTACCTGCACAAGTGAGTCTTGAAAGCCAGCTTCATTGCAGATACACATTATATCATACATTTTAGTTTATGGAACAGTAAAAGTCATGCCAATGGCCCTTTAAACAAACTataaatacagatacacacatcaGTTATGGTAGATAAACTCAATGcagtaattaaaaacataaagataGGCCAACAAGATCATATACTGTAAGTCACTTCCCACAGTTCCTTAAGGAGGACTTGAGGAGGATgacagtatttttgtttttatacagatTTAATAGCTTTTTAGAAGTGTGGGTAATGCTGAGTTAAAAAGAGATACAACtctattaaaaatgttatgCTAACAGAGAAAACAGTCCAGTAAGTGGTTTTGATGGGATAGTGTTGAAATAAAGTCTGGTCTGTGTGATTACCTTCCACTATGCTCTCCATCATGAAGTTGAGCAGGTTTTCATCTGTGCACTTGGTGCTCCGCACTGACCCGCTGCCCTTCAACCTCTCCATGGCGACGATGAGGTTGACCACACTCCTCATTGTCAGTGGGTGATGTGTAATCTCCAAGTCCAGTCCCTTGGGCATCTTGAGGCTCCACATCTCGCTCATGTTGCATTTCATCTCGGATTCCATCTTTTTCTGAATTAAGAAAGATCTGCAGGAAGATAGAAAGCGATTTCCAATGTCACTGAAtcacaacacatttatttatttcccttaAATAGAATTATTTACCCTTTTACTCTTCGTTGTAAAGGCTACAGTACATCTCCGTCTACTGCTGCAGTGATTTGTGACCCACTACTGTATCAACGCTTGACTATAAGGCATTTATACAGAAATATCAAGTGAGATGGAGATTAGATAACACACAATGATCAAGGAAAGCTGATTTCTTTTAGATATAGTACAAAGATTTTTAGTTTATAATGACACAACAGGCAGCAGAGTATGTTAAAGAAACTGTCTTGCAACCAGATTCAATCCCCAACTACACTAAATGTGTCCTATCAAAGTGCcccaaagcaaagcaaagatgCCGTTTAAAATCTGCTCCAGATTAAGACTGTCAGAGACAAAAAACTAAGACAAGAAAAGTCAATTTACCTGTTAAAGTCAGTAGAGTGTTAGTGTTTTTGGTTAAGATCCCAGCTGTTGTCCTGTCAACGTTGTTCTGCCTGTGCTGACCTGCAGGGTTTTTATACACACTCACCACAGTCATCGAGGGAATTTTCcctcacagacaggaagtgggatAGTCTTTACTGCTGCACGCACTTCGCTGTGATGAAACACCGGACTTACATACTGCTGCCATAAATCTGgctcagatagatagatagatagatttgttttttatttcagttttttctagTTTCTAAAATTATATGCATCTGTCTCGCTGAGATTGTACATTTGACCCAAACTGATTTGCCTGTGCgtaataattatattaataataataaaatgccttttttgtCCTCAAGGGGGAATCATTCACATATCAAAGAGATTCCTAACACATTTTCCTGTCTATAattgttttaagatattttaaattGTCTACTAATGTGATTGCAGAGCTCTGAACTGTGTGACAGTTGATGTTCAATATTTTGGTCAAATTGAAGGAATGACTGATGGCAATATGACACAAAGTCACTAACCATAGCACGATGACCCTGCTCCTGTTAAAAGCTGACCATCACTGGGTCATCAGCAAATTTTGTAATGTGCTGTTTTTTATACAGACAGCAAAAGTTGGGAAAAACGcttattctctttctgtctgagagttagatgagaagattgacaccactcttgACTCTGCATGGTACCTAGTTTAGTATGAAGCTAACTCTATAGCTAGCAgagggttagcttagcacaatggctaaaaaagggggaaacagctagcctggctctgtccaaaggttaaaaaaatccaCCTCTAATTTATAGCTCACTAATTATTAATTCGCTTTTTTAcggggagttatgtgctggtGGACTATGTCTTCCTCTGAGTAGTTGCCAGGCAAGAAagaatccagcacataaccccgtAAAACAGCACAATGTCATTGTTTcccttgtgttttttgtagatataatgtgttaattaatgagctttagagcaGCTTCCGGGCAGTTGGATTTTGATACCTGCGGacagatccaggctagctgtctccccctgctttcagtctttgggctaagctaagctaaccagctgctagctgtagccttatatttaacggacaaatatgagagtggtattgatcttctcatctaactaaaACGTATATCCAAAAATGCCAAGCCAGTGGATGAGTGCTGCACTTTAgagtaaatataatttactttCACATACTAAAAGTGTACTGTCCAGCCAATCAGTcttaaattcatatttaaaagaaatatttttcacCAAGAACATGTGGGTTTATAAAGCTGATGACAAATCAATGAGTAAATGTTTGGAATTAGCCACTGGGGTCACAAGACGTTTAAACAATATGAGGGAAGCATCCTACACCCCTCTGCTGACCCTGTGTTCAAACTGTAAATTATTGAAGATACATTTTGATTAGTCACAGCTGGCTAAAAGTTGTTTCATCCCTGAGAAATaccaaaaaactgtaaatgggTAAACGTTCATCATATGAAATGCTAAAGTTTCTTATCTGCTATTTCCTCATTTTTCACATCTTTCACCAGGCCCTTTGGGGTTTTGAGGTTCTTTTGATGTGAAAAAATTCCACCTGCCATTGCTTGTTGTTTAGAGTTGCATAACAGTGGCTGAATCTGACATTTCTTCACTTCCCTGTTGAGCTGTGATGCAGGGGAGCTGCGTCACCCTCAGGGATATCAGTGTCTGAAGCGAGAAGGGCTGCGATAATATATACTGTTTCTATTTATATTATACACTGAGTGTGCTttatataaaaactaaaaagaacACAATTactaaacaataaacaaagtatATTTTTGCAACTTATACATCATCAGAAAACCAGACTATCTTTCTTTTATGTTTAAAGTGTGTCTGAACTCATTCTGCCTGTAGAGAGAGGTACCAAAGATGGCCAATAGGCTTCTCAGCTgttcatatactgtactgtatattcagcTTTGCTGATcctaatttgtgtttttattttgttattggaGATTTAAGTACATTCAGTTTACTTATTCcatcagaaaaaacacacagtatcaATACTGCTATAGAGTACGTGTACCTACAAGTATAATTTCGtaacatcacaactagtttggaagccaatcaaaagagtaacttaacataATGTTACACAAGTGTGAACACATACACTAAGACTGGGCATtccagtgaagtaggagacatcttgtctCCAGCAATTAATTCATAGagtctggatttttcaatgaggaaGAAGGtatagatgtaattttaagatttttaaattaGGTAATTGAACTGTTTTGTGGAAAAATTATAGCAGAcacaaaatttaatttatttttatttatgtctggAGAGGATCTTTAATGGTTTGGTACAAATTAGAGCTCCATATTTCAATGCAAATtgcaaaaacaggaaatatataCATTTGGACAAGACTAAAGAAAGAGTTCATTATATCAGAAAATTATATCTACATGTGTATTTAGCCAAGGgtaaaaaacatctttcttAAAATTCTGTATTGAAGGTGTAGGAAACAAAGGACAATGATAACATTTTCACAACAAGCTCCGTTAAATCTATGTTGAAATTGGCAAAATTTAACAAGACTGCATGTTCAACAATCTCAGTGCCATAAGCTAATTaatttctgatctgctgctaCAAACTCTGAAAACTCTTAGTTCTTTTAAACTGAGGCTTAAAACTTGTCTGTTTGCCACTGCctgttattaaattaaatttggggCTATTTATTTATATCTACACTACACTATAACTATAAAATACTTTTGAccttttactgtttattatgtCTGATTCCATTTTAGCTTATttgaatcatattttatttgatctttttgtACTTCCTTGTCCTTCTTTACATCTTAATGATTTTTATGtcttatttaaaacacatgaaCTGCCTTGTTGCTGAAAAATGCCATACAGTACAAATAAAACTGCCTTGCCTTGCCTCGAGATACTGGAGCCTAGAGCTTACTTCTGCTCTTCATATTGAAAAAATTAAGTCAAAGCAATGACTTTCAAgtcttaatttaaaaatgtttattttcattatcaaactTGTTTGGAACATTGGGGCAAAATCTGGACTGTCTTGTCTTGATCACAACATCCGATCGTCCAGTGCAGcctgatcaacagaaaagtaGTGAAAAGATTAGATTTGTCTGgaactgaagtgtgtgtgtgtgtgtgtgtgtgtgtgtgtgtgtgtgtgtttgtgtttgtttgtgtgtgtgtgtgtgtgtgtgtgtgtgtgtgtgtgagtcctcATTGACTATAATAGGTAGCGTGTGTTGTAACCACAATGACAGGTTGATGCTCTTCCGCTGTGTGAATCACTCTCCTCTAATTGCTGCTGACtcatgttttctctcctgttggAGTTTCTTTCAGTGTTGGAGCAGCACTTTCACATCCcattgacagtttttttttttttattaaatcggAGGATGTGAGCAAAAGTAGAAATGACACAATGGAGTGACAGTAAAAATATCTGAAGAAATGGTTcataattttatacttttactgctGAGGCAAAACTCAGAATCCATTGCAACAAATATGCAATAAGCAGAAATGTAGTCgacaaaattcaaaacaggTCTCGATGACCAGAACTGAGAAGTGAACTCAGTTCAGTGTCTCTTCTCTTTGGTTTTCCCTGAATGTGCATTACTGATGCACACCATAGAAAACTcttactgaaaagaaaaatatactaCTGTAGCTCCTGCAATGCTTCCATAATTTCtctttactaattagcactaaacacaaacaccatttagcatttataagcagtatataaacatttaatacagtTTATATAACACTATAATGTGGTTATAATAAgatataaagtatttattaatgtatttgggAATGTagggttgttttttgttgtactAGACTATCTCACTAGATAGCAAGATAACAAGATTAGTAATAGAAATGATGACATCAGAGAAGGAGATCTTAAGTTCACCACAGACTTTTTTGCGCCAACAAAGTAACACAACAGAGGAAGTGTTATGCACAGGAAGGGTACCTCATGTGTGCCAAGGAAAACCATTAAGCCAAACCTATCATTCCAAATGATCAAGTTTCTCACAGTTTCTCACGCAAGCATATTCTGTGGAGGGGAGTGCTtggttttttccttttttgacaTCCCTCCACACCAACCCACTCTCACGGCAGTTTGTGAAATAGTCACAAAATTTAACCTGTAGATTTGTGTTCGTGGACACGAATTTTCAATTTGACACTCAGCACAACTTTCCAATGAAAACCAATGAGGACgaacgtagtataaagagcgacaaagtccacgCAGGGATGGAGGTCGAGGTGGGTAGgttgaatggatggatggatggatggatgtgtcaAACCCAAGTATTTCACGAGGGAGACCGGGATTTGATTCCTGTGTGAGAACAGAGGTCAACgttgaatgtttatttattctaacctaaaccaagtagttttggtgcctaaacctaaccaaattagtcaatgttgattgttttaaggaagtacttattttaacccaaaccatgatcttgaTCATCAaatcagcaagctttattttgaaagtctaagcagacattgcatatttattattgctaacttcaTGTCCACAAATCTTATAGACTGTGTTGGTGCACTAGACTGTGCACGTACAGCTTACAGTCTCACAACTGTTTACTTTCAGTAGACCATACTGTCGTCAGATACCCCCGATTACACAATGATCCAGATGTTTCCCGTCTCTCTTGTTACCGCCCCCAGCCTTGTATTCTTAAAAATGGATTATACATTTGATATCATATACCAGTAACATAACATagcatgaaaacatttcacatgcaGCAGAACCTGCCTGAACTGGATGCTTCCAACATTCACTTGACCCTGCCTTGACCCTTTCTGGTAATACTCAGACCTCAGACTTGCTTTCCCAGACTTTGCAGATAATAGAACACAGACCATCTGCTTTTAACCTCAACCTGTCTACGTGCAACAGCTCAGGTGCAGTGCCTCTGGAGCCCAATTTAGGTTGTTTTACAAGCATGCAGTGCAGTCTCAGCGAGGCCTGTATACACAATGGAATGGATTAactatataaattaatatttatcaatataatatatatatatatatatatatatatatatatatatatatatatatatatatatatatatatatatatatattgtaatataaaatgtcttcatgggagacatttattaataaacacaatgccCAACTAtggttgttgctgttgtgtatTCTTGTGTATTTTGGTCTTCTTCCTTCCAAACTTTATAATACTaagtttaaaatatataaataaagactcaagaactgtacttaattacaatttttaggtacttgtacttagtgttaaaatgttctgttaggttatacttctactcctctacatttcggagagaaatattgtactttttactccactacattgaTATGATAGCTGTACtttgaaaatgatcatttttatatacaaaacatgtgataattttatgaaatataatgtattattattgattaaactcccaaacagtatataaagttaaaagttaattTGTTACACCTCAACCAACTAGAACAAGTGCTTCTTATATATTTatgcattagtaataataatccaatattataACACTGACAGAGGCTGTTCTGCTGTCTAATGAGAACTTTACATTTGGTGctttatgtacattttcttGTATTACTACTTTACTTCTACTGATGTAAAATTATGAATTatgatttttacttgtaaaagaGGTTTTGCTCAATATTTCTTCCGCCACTGCTCTTCTATCCTGAGCCAGCTGGCATCACAGTCAAACGTTTGGGAACCTCTGGCCTGATTTAAATGGCGCTTGTAGGTGAGCTCAGCAGGGGTAAATCCTCTGCTGAGCTCTCTCGGGGAGTTGTGGTGGATGAGAGATGTCTAATTAATAAACCTCGCGATAAAAACACTTTCAGCCAAACTCATCTTTCCCTGTCTTCTAACAGAAGGTTTCTACATTGCACTCGCCCGGGTTTCTTTGACAAAAGGAAGTTTCATCGATGTAATTAGGTATTGTATTGTTGTACACACTGTATGTCCTCaccctttattttttcttcaacaGGTAACATCCTGCAGAACCAGTTTTACCTGGATAGTGACAGTATAGAGTTACAGGGAAGGTGGGGGGAAAGAGGAGGGGATGACACGTAGCATACTGCCTCCGACCCGCCGCAGCCTGCCCAGACAGACGACACGCACTCCATCCGGTGAGCCACCGGCGCACCTCTGCAGAACCAGTTTTATCTGGATGGTGACAGTAGAGGGTGACAGAGAAGGCGGGGGGTGAGACGCAGAAAACTGCCTCGGACCCGCCGCCGCTGCCATCACCCTGCCCAGAACAAAATTCCCAGTGATGTAAGAGAGTATGATCAGCAGCGCTGGGATTTCGCAAGTTAAAAATTCAACCTACCAAAACATCTGAATTTCACTTCCTCGTTCATATAGTCCACATGCGAGTCCTTCAAACCTGCCGCACTGGCAGCAACAAACAATACGCAACACGCAGAAGTGTCATCACCGAGTGTCATTCATCATGTtactgttttcttgttttacttCCCTCAGGTGACTAAATACTGCTTCAAAGAATTTTACACACCAACAAGAAAAAGGGAAGGAACTAGTGAATAACTTGTTATAATAAGCAGGGGAAACGTTATGTATACCTCAAAATGAAGTGTTTAATTATAACATATGAGACACAACATTAGCAAATCAAGACGTATGGAAACCAACAAAAGGCAGACGTAAAGAAAAAAACGTAAGacgacaagtcaaaatgtaacTGGATACATcagtaaataaaatagtttatCGTCAGttgataaaatatattatatatactatatatgtacTTTTGGGGGGTCTTGGCACACATCCTGAAAAGTTTGttacaaataaacagaaacacatcaaaTTGCATTGTATAAGGCGAGTTGGGCAGATAcaagttaaacatttttggaaacaaGATGCCCAGAAAAAGATCTCATGTACTGTGTTTAACTTGCCACAGAAACTGTATAACAAGGGTAAATATCAGTCACAATGGATTTCTATGGTTAAAACATTCTTTATGAATGTGAGTAATTATATTTATGGTACCATCCTGGAGATATCAATCCAgatcaaaatacataaaatttcACATTGACATCAGACTTTAAGTTATGGATCTT
This sequence is a window from Siniperca chuatsi isolate FFG_IHB_CAS linkage group LG5, ASM2008510v1, whole genome shotgun sequence. Protein-coding genes within it:
- the LOC122876711 gene encoding interleukin-1 beta-like, yielding MESEMKCNMSEMWSLKMPKGLDLEITHHPLTMRSVVNLIVAMERLKGSGSVRSTKCTDENLLNFMMESIVEEQTVFERGSAPPLQFRRTDEYQCSVTDSKKRSLVLVQNSMELHAMMLQGGAENSKVYLNMSTYIHPAPSAEARTVALGIRGTNLYLSCHKDGPEATLHLEAVEDKNSLLSIRSDSDMVRFLFYKQDTGVNISTLVSVAFRDWYISTAVDNNKPVEMCLETAQRHRTFNIQHQSSNLPRAS